The genomic stretch TGAGGAGGCAGTTGATAATGAAGGACTTGGAACCAACATACATGATGATGAAATGACCGCTAGTGATGAGGAGGTGGAGGATCAGGATCAGATAGAACTAGAGTTGATGTATGACAGTGATTATGATAAGGATTATGTCCCGTCATGTAGTGATAGTGAGTCCAGTGACAACGTTGAAGGGTCAGaagatgctgaaaaaagaccgaagaaaaagaaggaaactaCCAGAAAAACACGTAGCACATCGACCCCAAAGAAAAAAACCCGTATTGTTGGACCAAACCCTGGAATCTATCCAGTTGATAGTACCTCTTCCACCTTAGTTGATATACCTtctccttcttcccctatagctggACCTAGTAATGATGTGTCTATTGCAGCCAACTCTTCTTCTGCTGCCCCTTCCACCCCTGCAGCCAGTGGTCGTGGGAGACGTAGGAGACAAGCTGAAGTTGATGTTCCAGTTCCACCTATAGTATCGTTTGATACTGCTACTTTGGATGCAAAGCATGGGTTCAGATGGTGTACCCGTCCGCAGTCAAGTACCAATCGTGTAGCCAGAAACATTGTCGCCGGTAGACCCGGACCAAATGCTGAAGCACAAGCTTGTCATTCCCCAGAGGAGTGCTTTAACTTATTCCTTGACGATTCATTTCTGGATATAGTCTGTCAGTGGACAAACAAGAGGATGGAGATTGTAGCCAGTAAGTACAAGAAGAAAACATCAACACATAAAAATGTGGAACGGGAGGAGCTAAGAGCATTCATTGGGGTGCTAATATTTTCGGGATGCCAAAAGGATAGCCATATGTCAACCTGTGACATGTGGTCTGTTGACATCGGTGCGGCACTTTACCGTGCTGCTATGTCGCAGGCTCGTTTTGAGTTTATACTTGACTGTTTACGCTTTGATGACCCACAGACAAGAGAGATGAGAATAGAAACTGACAGATTTGCACCTATCCGGGAACTATTTGATAAATTTATGGAGAAGTGTGAAAGGCACTATACACCCTGTGAGAATCTGTGTGTTGATGAACAGTTGGTAGGATTTCGTGGAAAATGTTCATTCAGGATGTACATCCCAAGTAAGCTAGCCAAGTATGGCATAAAGTTGGTTAACATAAATGATTGCAAGAGTAAATACCTGCTAGGAAGTATCCCGTACCTCGGAAAGGATAATATACGGCCCTCAGCTGGAGTAGGACTGGGCCATTATTATACTAAGGAGCTCACAAAGCCATACCACATGACAAACAGAAATGTGACCACAGATAATTGGTTCACCTCCGTAGGACTTGTCGCTGATCTTCTGCAAAACTGTGGAATGACCTTGGTTGGAACGGTGAAGGCAAACAAGCGAGAACTACCAGAGAAGATAAAGACCAAAGATAATCGTGAACCTGGATCAAGTGCCTTTCTCTTCACAATAGAGATGACCCTGGTTTCATATGTGCCTCCAGTAGGAAAGACGGCTAAGAAGTTAGTCCTCTTGCTCTCATCTATGCATAGCCAGCCAGTCCTGCAAGAGAACGGAAAACCTGAGATTATAGAATTTTATAACCGCACCAAAGGAGGAGTTGATGCATTTGATGGGATGTGTGCCCTGTACTCTTGCAACCGGAAAACTAAAAGATGGCCACTTTGTATCTTTTACTGGATGGTGAATGCTGCTATTATCAATGCAAAGGTACTGTACACAGCACACCTAGAGACGACAGGAGTTACCAAGTTTCCAGAACGCCGTCGCTTCATGCTACGTCTTGCAAGATCATTCATACGGCCATGGGCTGAGAAGAGGTTGTCGAGTGCCACTCTCCCACGGAACCTAAGAACATTGATAACTACTGTCTGCAATACTTCATCAGTAGTCAACACACAGTACCCAACTGGCCAAGTACTTGCCCAATGTAACTACCCTCAGGTACGCTGTGCTGAGTGCCCCCGCTCTTAAGACCGGAAGACACGCATCAGGTGCCTGAAATGTCAACGACCTGTGTGCAAATCCCACTTGTACCCTACATGTACAAGCTGTCTTGAGCTTGTGGTAAGTAATTACCTGTATTTCATTTGcggccactgtatatatatatatatatatatatatatatatatatatatatatatatatatatatatatataacaaacagtCTGGTAGATCAAATACGTACACAGGCTTGGTATATAACATGATATATCATCACACATCTTTAATACACCCTCTAAACATCAATTACTAAGTATTTAGTAAGTTTTCAGAGGAGTAACGAGTGATaagatcaaaatatcataattttactGTGCTAAATTTTGACCCTTTTTTGTCTCTCCATATTACAGTGAGATGTGGTGCCAGAATGCTGAGGGCTGCTGAGGGGATGGAAGAAGGATTCATTTCACCATGGCAGGAAGCCCGTTTCTCcaaagaaattctttttttatatataaattttttttttcgggaaaaaattgaaaattcaaagttttatttttattaattttattacaagaaaatttttttttcaatttagtttaCTCATCAAAAGAAAGCTGAATAAGTCTAGTTtgtgtttcatatttcaaaaataagATTGCATGAAAGGAAAACTGAGTTTTATTGATCCAAAGATTGGGGTTCGCTACACCCCAGGTTTGTGCTTGTGTTCCTCTAAAGGAAGGTTTGCTTCTGAAATTAGACCCAGAAAGGAGGGAAAAGTTCAAATGCAGATGATGGCAGTTGTCTTTTCACGTGCCCTTTTCCTTTTTCACGTGAACTTTCTCTCTGGGTACATGTTATTCCACAACCTCAGTACTGTCATTGTGGAAATGGGTTGATAAAGAGTTCAAGTAAAAACAATAAATTCCAGAAGTGAAAATGTGCAGGAGAATGGAAATCAAACTCTACCTCCCTTGA from Palaemon carinicauda isolate YSFRI2023 unplaced genomic scaffold, ASM3689809v2 scaffold526, whole genome shotgun sequence encodes the following:
- the LOC137637087 gene encoding piggyBac transposable element-derived protein 4-like; amino-acid sequence: MSKKKTLTDDELEHMMNATGALSNLDEDEEAVDNEGLGTNIHDDEMTASDEEVEDQDQIELELMYDSDYDKDYVPSCSDSESSDNVEGSEDAEKRPKKKKETTRKTRSTSTPKKKTRIVGPNPGIYPVDSTSSTLVDIPSPSSPIAGPSNDVSIAANSSSAAPSTPAASGRGRRRRQAEVDVPVPPIVSFDTATLDAKHGFRWCTRPQSSTNRVARNIVAGRPGPNAEAQACHSPEECFNLFLDDSFLDIVCQWTNKRMEIVASKYKKKTSTHKNVEREELRAFIGVLIFSGCQKDSHMSTCDMWSVDIGAALYRAAMSQARFEFILDCLRFDDPQTREMRIETDRFAPIRELFDKFMEKCERHYTPCENLCVDEQLVGFRGKCSFRMYIPSKLAKYGIKLVNINDCKSKYLLGSIPYLGKDNIRPSAGVGLGHYYTKELTKPYHMTNRNVTTDNWFTSVGLVADLLQNCGMTLVGTVKANKRELPEKIKTKDNREPGSSAFLFTIEMTLVSYVPPVGKTAKKLVLLLSSMHSQPVLQENGKPEIIEFYNRTKGGVDAFDGMCALYSCNRKTKRWPLCIFYWMVNAAIINAKVLYTAHLETTGVTKFPERRRFMLRLARSFIRPWAEKRLSSATLPRNLRTLITTVCNTSSVVNTQYPTGQVLAQCNYPQVRCAECPRS